CAGCCGCATCATACCTGCGAACCGCGATCCTGCCAATCCGTTTTTTAGGCGGCCCCGCGCCGCCCTCGCGAGACGGCTCCCCCGGCGCGCGAGGCCGTTCTGCGTTTTTTCCCGTCGAGGGTAAAAACACAAATTGCTAGTGTATAATACATACGCTATATTCCCATTCCACACTAAGGCATTGTATGGCAGGCGCAACTCCCAATATTTCCGCCGATTACTGGCGAACCCTTCAAGTCACATCCAGCGATATCGAATTTCTGCAAACACACCTGTTCGAGCGCGAGACGCCTCTCACGCCTCGCGAACTTGTCTCTGTGTTGGTCGCGGAACGGATTCGCATCGAGACCGAAACCGCGGCACGCCAGCGGGATACTTTAAAGCCCTATCTCCCCAGGGAAAAATATGAAGTTGGGGAGCGGTTGGACTTCCCCGCCTTGAAAAGCGGCGGACGCGTCGTGGCCGTGCGCGCAGGAGTCAACCCCGAACTCGGCGCGTTCGACGTGTTGACCGTCGAAATGGAGAACGGGACGCAAAAACAGTTCGCCGCCGCGCTGGAAAATCACAAACTGAACCGTCCTTCGGCCGCGGAGGAATCCGCCTCCGCCCTGGACCCCGAAGCGGTCGCGCTGGACTTCAGCGCGGAACTCGAAGCGAAGGTCGACTCCGCTTTCGCCGCGGACGAATCGCTGGTGCAGATCGCGGGACGCTGGTTCCCGCGCGCCCTGCTGCTCGACATCAACGCCGGTCATCTCAACCTTGCCGAGGCCGTGCTGGATATGGCCGGCGGCGAGCCGCTTCCCACCTCCGCTTTGATGAAGGACCTCGAATTGCCCGCCGGCGTAAACCCCAGGCTGGCGGAATTTTCCCTCAATTATGCCCTGCAGGAGGATAAACGTTTCGACGAGGTCGGGCCGGTGGGGACGGTGTTGTGGTGTCTGGAGCGCCTCGAACCCGAAGGCGTGCGGACCGTTCCCGCGCCGTTGCAGTATGCGGAGATTCCTCACGACCGCGCCCTCCTTTCTCCGCAGATGCTGGCGCTCGAAACGCAAGTGGACGATGAGTTGAGCGAAGCCTCCGCCCCGCCGTCCGACGAGGCGACCATCAGCCTGCTCTATCCGCACTGGCGGGCCGGCACGCTTCCCGTTTCGGCGCGCGCCCGGCGGCTGTTTCCCAGCGCGTACGAATCGGCCCGAATCCGCTTTACGCTGCTGGACGAGAAAACGGGAAAGAAAATCCCGGCCTGGGTTGTCCGAAAATCTGGGTATGTATACGGATTGGCCGACTGGTACAAATCTTATGAGTTAATGCCCGGGGCGCTGATCCGCGTCCGCAAGAGTAACCAGCCCGGGGAGGTCCGCATCGAGGCGTTGACGCGCCGCTCGGTGCGCGATTGGGTGCGGACGGTCATCGTCGGCACGGACGGCGGCCTCGTCTTCGCGTTGTTGAAGCAGCAGATCGCCGCCGAATTGAACGACCGGATGGCGATCGCCGTCCCCGACCCGGACGGGGTGGACGCCGCCCGCGAGCAGGCCGCCAAAGTCCGCCTGCCGTTCGAGGCGTTGACGAAAAACGTGATGCGCGAACTGACCAAACTCAGCCCGCAGGGACATGTCCACGTGCAGGAACTGTACGCGGGCATCAACATCCTGCGCCGCGTGCCGCCGGCCCCGTTGATGGCCCTGCTGGCGTCGCATCCTGAATTTGCGCACGTTGGCGATCTGCATTACCGCCTGGATGAATGACCATGACTGAAACCAATCCCGAACCCCGCGTTGCGCGGCGCCCCGTTTTGAAACCGACGGCCAAGACCCCCTTCCAGATCGACTTTCAGTGGTGGAAGGAGAACGAGCGCGATTGGCAGGTATACCTGCGCTCGTTGTTGTGTCCCGCCCACCAGGAAGCGCTGGCGTCGTTGGAGGAAGGCCAGATGATCGACTGGGTGGACGAAAACACCGCCGAGGTGCGCGAAGTGGACGGCATCCAGCACGCGTTGATGAGTCACTGCGCGCGCCAGCCCGAATTCGTCACCCCGCAGACCGCGCTGGTGGAGGCGGTATTCCGCCTGTTCCTCGTCAACGGCAACCAGCCGATGAGCGCGGAAGACCTGGCGGTCAGACTAGGACGCCCGGCTAACACGATTTTAAGCACGCTGGCGGGCCCGCGCGTGTACAAGGGCCTGAGACCGGCGTAACCTGGATCGTCAGTTTGCGTTACAACCGACCATGCCCCCGTAGCTCAACGGACAGAGCAGTTGCCTTCTAAGCAAAAGGTTGAAGGTTCGATTCCTTCCGGGGGCGCTGGGTTGACGAGCACACAAATATAAAGGTAGATGAGGTAATCAAGGAGAAAAATGACAACCGAAAGATTTGGAATCATCAAAGTTGGCGGGCGCGACGCCACCGTTATCGGCGACGATGTGAAAGTGGGAGACGCCGCGCCCGAGTTCACCGTCCACGCGTTGGACTGGTCCCTGACGCGCGGGCTGGCCGACACCAAAGGCAAAGTGCGGATCATCGCCGCCGTCCCCTCGCTCGACACCGACGTCTGCGACCGCGAGACGCGGCGCTTCAACCAGGAATCCGCCGCGCTCGACAAGGACATCGTCATCCAGACCGTCAGTACCGACCTGCCCTACGCGCAGAAGCGCTGGTGCGGCGCCGCCGGCGTGGACCAGGTGATGGTCCTCTCCGACCATCAGAACGCGGAGTTCGGGGAAAAATACGGCGTGTTGATCAAAGAGCGCCGCATCCTGCGCCGCGCCGTCTTCGTGGTGGGCCGCGACGACAAGATCGTCTACGCCGCCTACATGCCCGCGCTCGGCGACGAACCGAATTACGAAGAAGTGATCGAGGCGGCAAAGAAGGCTTTGCAGGCGTAAGCGTGATCGCCGGGCGGATGTCGTCCGCCTGGCAGCGAGATTGTAAGGCGGGATGGCATCCCGCCTTACGGGAGAGCGTGAAATGACCACCATTATCCGTAAATCCGAATCTTTGCTGACCGAGAGGCGGCGCGACCTGGTCCACGCGGTCAGTTGGACGACGCGTTCCAGCGTGTGGAGTCCGCCGACCGACGTCTACGAAACGGACGAAGCCTACGTCGTCCGTGTGGAGGTGGCCGGGATGCGCGAATCCGCGTTCGAGATCACGCTCGAGGGCGAATTCCTCCAGGTCAGCGGCGTCCGTCCCGATGTTTCGGGGCGGCGCGCCTACCAGCAGATGGAGATCCGCTTCGGCCATTTCAGCGCGGCCGTCGGCCTGCCCGAACCGGTGGACGCGGACTCCTCCCGCGCGGAATACGCCGACGGATTCCTCACGATCACTTTGCCGAAGAACAAACCCGTCAGGGTGGAGATAGAAAAATAGAATGTGCGCCGACCGCTGGAACAGCGCCGCCAACGAATTTATAAACTGGATGTGGGAAAACGAATTCCCCGCCGATTCATTTCTGTCCTCGCTTTTTTCGCGTCCGAAGAAAAAAGACGAGACGGACGCGGCCAAACCCGAACCGACGGAGGAGAAACCCAGGTATCCCGACATCCTGCCCATTCTGCCCCTGCGCGGCGTCGTCGTCTACCCGACCACCGCCGTCCCGTTGACGGTTGGACAGCCGCGCTCCGTCCGTTTGGTGGACGAGGTGACCGCCAGCGAGTCGAAACTGGTGGGACTCGTCGCGGCGCGCGACCCCGAGCTGGAGCAGCCCGCCCCGGGCGACCTCTACCCGATAGGGACCATCGCCACCGTCCACCGCCTTTTGCGCGCCCCCGACGGAACCGTCCGCCTGCTCGTGCAGGGACTGGAGCGCTTCCGCCTCGGCGAGTTCGTGCAGGAGGAACCGTATCTCAAAGCGCGCGTCCTCCTCGCTCCCGAAACTGTGGAGAGCGGGCTGGAGATCGACGCGCTGGCGCGCAACGCCCGCGACCAGTTCCAGCAGATCGTGGGACTGATCCCGTCCTTCCCCGAGGAACTGGCGCAGTCCATTCTCTCCATCGAAGAGCCGCTGCAGACCGTCTATACCATCGCCAACTTCCAGCGCATTGATTTGACCGACGCGCAGCAACTGCTGGAGATCGATTCCGTCACCGAGAAACTGAAGAAACTCATCGGCCTGCTGGTGCGCGAGGGCGAGGTCTTGAGCATCGGACAGAAAATCCAGAACGAAGCGCGCGGCGAGATCGAGAAGGTGCAGCGCGACTACTTCCTGCGCGAGCAGATGAAGGCCATCCAAAAGGAACTGGGCGAACGCGACGAGCAGACGGTGGAGGCCGAGGAATTCCGCAAGAAGATCGAAGCCGCCAAAATGCCCGAGGAGGCCGACAAACTGGCGCGCCGCGAACTGGAACGGCTGGAACGCCTGCCCACCGCCGCGGCCGAATACGGCGTCATCCGCACGTATCTCGACTGGCTGGTCTCGCTGCCGTGGAGCGTGCAGACGGAGGACAACCTCGACATCGAACACGCCCGCAAGGTCCTCAACGCGGACCACTACGGGCTGGAGGACGTGAAAGACCGCATCCTGGAGTTCCTGGCGATCCGCAAATTGCGCCTCGAACGGAAGGACGAATTTTCGGAAGAATCGGAGGACCGGATCCGCCGCGAACGCGAGGGCGTGATCCTGTGCTTCGTCGGGCCGCCCGGCGTGGGCAAGACCTCGCTGGGACAGTCCATCGCGCGGGCGCTGGGACGCAGGTTCACGCGCATGTCGCTGGGCGGGATGCGCGACGAGGCCGAGATCCGCGGCCACCGCCGCACCTACATCGGCGCGATGCCCGGACGGATCATCCAGGCCCTGCGCCGCGTCGAAAGCCGCAACCCGGTCTTTATGCTCGACGAGATCGATAAACTGGTCTTCGACTTCCACGGCGATCCCGCCTCGGCCCTGCTCGAAGTTCTGGACCCCGAACAGAACGTGGAATTCCGCGATAATTATCTCGAAGCGCCGATTGACCTGTCGCAGGTCATGTTCATCACCACCGCCAACACGCTGGAGACCGTCCCGGGGCCGCTGCTCGACCGCATGGAGATTATCGGGCTTTCGGGTTACACCGACCGCGAGAAGATCGCCATCGCGCGCGGCTACCTCATCCCGCGGCAGTTGCGCGAGAACGGACTCCGTCCGAAAGAAGCGGCCTTCACCGACGAAGCCCTGCAGAAGATCATCCGTCAGTACACGCGCGAGTCGGGCGTCCGCAACCTGGAGCGCAAGATCGGCGCGGTCTGCCGCAAAGTGGGGACGCGTATCGCCGAGGGCAAACGCGCCGCCGTCAAAGTGACGCCGAAAGTGGTGGAGGAACTGCTCGAACATCCGATCTTCCTCGGGCAGGAGGAGATCAGTCGCCGCACCTCCGCGCCGGGCGTCGTCCCCGGCCTGGCATGGACCTCCTTCGGCGGCGATATCCTCTACGTGGAAGCCACGCACATGCCCGGCGGCAAGGGCTTCCAGGTGACCGGCTCGCTCGGCAATGTGATGCAGGAATCGGCGCGGGCGGCCTTCTCCTACGTCCGCTCGCGGGCTGCGGCCCTCAAACTGCCCGGCGACTTCTTCGACAAGAACGATATCCACATGCACGTCCCCGCGGGCGCCACGCCCAAAGACGGTCCCTCCGCGGGCGTGACGATGGCGACCTCGCTCGTCTCGCTCATCTCCGGGCGGAAGGCGCTTCCGCACGTGGGGATGACGGGCGAGATCACGCTCCGGGGCCAGGTGCTGCCCGTTGGCGGGATCAAGGAAAAGGTCCTGGCCGCGCACCGCAACGGCCTGCGGACGGTCATCCTGCCGAAGCGCAACAAGCAGGATTTGGACGACGTCCCCGACGAGGTCAAAAAGGAGATGAAGTTCATCTTCGCCGAGACGGTGGACGACGTGTTGAACGCCTCGCTCGAAAAGGCGAAGGCGCCCGCGAAAGCCGCGGCGAAAAAGCCCGCCACGAAAAAATCCACGAAAGCGAAATCAAAATCGAAGACCCATGTCAAACGTTCTGCTGGCTGAAGACGACGCCACAATGGTGAAACTGCTCGAAACCCTTCTGAAAATGGAAGGGTATCAAGTCTCCGCGCTGGACGCCGACGCCAGCGTTGCCGAGGCGGTTCTCGCCGACCCTC
This DNA window, taken from Candidatus Denitrolinea symbiosum, encodes the following:
- a CDS encoding lipid hydroperoxide peroxidase, translated to MTTERFGIIKVGGRDATVIGDDVKVGDAAPEFTVHALDWSLTRGLADTKGKVRIIAAVPSLDTDVCDRETRRFNQESAALDKDIVIQTVSTDLPYAQKRWCGAAGVDQVMVLSDHQNAEFGEKYGVLIKERRILRRAVFVVGRDDKIVYAAYMPALGDEPNYEEVIEAAKKALQA
- a CDS encoding endopeptidase La — translated: MCADRWNSAANEFINWMWENEFPADSFLSSLFSRPKKKDETDAAKPEPTEEKPRYPDILPILPLRGVVVYPTTAVPLTVGQPRSVRLVDEVTASESKLVGLVAARDPELEQPAPGDLYPIGTIATVHRLLRAPDGTVRLLVQGLERFRLGEFVQEEPYLKARVLLAPETVESGLEIDALARNARDQFQQIVGLIPSFPEELAQSILSIEEPLQTVYTIANFQRIDLTDAQQLLEIDSVTEKLKKLIGLLVREGEVLSIGQKIQNEARGEIEKVQRDYFLREQMKAIQKELGERDEQTVEAEEFRKKIEAAKMPEEADKLARRELERLERLPTAAAEYGVIRTYLDWLVSLPWSVQTEDNLDIEHARKVLNADHYGLEDVKDRILEFLAIRKLRLERKDEFSEESEDRIRREREGVILCFVGPPGVGKTSLGQSIARALGRRFTRMSLGGMRDEAEIRGHRRTYIGAMPGRIIQALRRVESRNPVFMLDEIDKLVFDFHGDPASALLEVLDPEQNVEFRDNYLEAPIDLSQVMFITTANTLETVPGPLLDRMEIIGLSGYTDREKIAIARGYLIPRQLRENGLRPKEAAFTDEALQKIIRQYTRESGVRNLERKIGAVCRKVGTRIAEGKRAAVKVTPKVVEELLEHPIFLGQEEISRRTSAPGVVPGLAWTSFGGDILYVEATHMPGGKGFQVTGSLGNVMQESARAAFSYVRSRAAALKLPGDFFDKNDIHMHVPAGATPKDGPSAGVTMATSLVSLISGRKALPHVGMTGEITLRGQVLPVGGIKEKVLAAHRNGLRTVILPKRNKQDLDDVPDEVKKEMKFIFAETVDDVLNASLEKAKAPAKAAAKKPATKKSTKAKSKSKTHVKRSAG